From the genome of Planctomycetota bacterium:
TTCACCTTCCGCCTCAGCGAGATCCGTGACGCAGGCCGGCGCCGTCGCCAGCCGCGTCAGCAGCCGCAACCGGCCCTCGTCCCCGAGGGCGCGGAAGAGCCGCGTGGCCCGTTCCAGGGCGGCCGGCGAGCCATCGAGCGGCGGCAGGGCGCTGGCGGAATGCGGCGGATCGCACGTCTCGGGGGCGGCGGGCGTGTCGCGGCGGGCCATGGGCGGAGTATCCCAATAGTTGCGCAACTATGCAAGTAAATAATTCAGCAGCTGGTGAGTCCGTCGATTTGCAGGTGCTCGGCCTGCACTGTGCCGAGGAGGTGGGGGCGTTGCGGCGGGCCCTGGACCGCCAGACCGGCGTGTCGGACGTGCATATCGATCAGGTGCGAGCGCGCGTGTCGTTCAAGCTGGCGGCGCCGGCCACGCTCCCGCTCGTCTCGGCGGCCGTGACCCGCGCCGGCCTGCGGCTCGTGCAGCCCGACGAGGCCGTGCCAGAGCTGGCGGTCGAGCCCCGCGTGTGGTGGTCGGGCATTCTCAGCGCATCCTGCCTGGCCGTGGCGGTCGTGGCGCAGTTCATCGAGTCTGGCGGGGCGTGGCTGTCCCTCGTGGCCGACGTCGACGCCGACGGCCCGGCCTGGGTGAGCACCGCCGCGTATGCGGCGACCGCGCTCGCCGCGAGCGCGATCATCCTGCCGAAGGCCGTCACCTCGGCCCGCGCCGGCCGGCTCGACATGCACGTGCTCGTCGTCATCGCGATTGTCGGCGCCGCGTGGCTGGGCGAAGTGTCGGAAGCCGCTACGGTGGCGAGTCTCTTTGCCGGTTCGCAACTGCTCGAAGCGTGGAGCGCCGCGCGCGCCCGCCGCTCCGTGGGGGCGCTGATGCAGGGCACCGCCGGGCATGCCTGCTGCTGTGTCGATGGCCACGAACACGATGTCGCCGTGCACCGCATCGAGCCGGGCATGGTGCTTCGCGTGAAGCCCGGCGAGCGCATTCCCGTGGATGCGGACGTCGTCTCCGGGTCGTCGAGCGTCGACGAGTCGGCGATGACGGGGGAACCGACGCACGTGCTGAAACGTGTGGGCGACCTCGTCACGGCCGGGTCCGTGAACGGATCGGGCGCCCTCGAGATCCGCGCCCGCAGCCGCGCCGACGAGAGCGGCCTGGCGCGGATGCTCACGGCGGTGGAGCACGCCCGGCAGGGCCGCACCGACGCCGAGCGCTGGGTGGAACGTTTCGCCGGCGTCTACACGCCCGTGGTCGTCGTGCTTGCCCTGGCGGTGTGGCTCGTGCCGCCGCTCGTCGGCTTCGGCGCCTGGGACGAATGGTTCCGCCGCGGCCTCGTGGTCACGCTCGTGGCCTGCCCGTGTGCCCTCGTGATCTCGACGCCGGTCACGATCGTGGCCGCCATCTCGGCGGCGGCCCGGCACGGCGTGCTGGTCAAGGGCGGCGAACACCTCGAACGGTGTGGCACGCTGCGCGCGGTGGCGTTCGACAAGACCGGTGTGGCCACGACCGGCCGGCCGAAGATCGTGAGCCTCCGGATGCTCGGCGCGCGCACCGAACGTGAGGTGCTCGACCATATCGTGGCGCTCGAAACGCGCAGCGAACATCCGCTCGCGCATGCGCTCGTGACCTTCGCCGCCAGCCGCGGCGCCGCCAAGGGCGCGGCGCACGCGCACGACGTGCAGGCCGTGCCGGGACGGGGCCTGGTCGGCGAGGCCTGGGGCCACGAGTTCTGGATCGGCAGCGCCCGGTTCCTGGGCGAGCACGCACAGGTGAGTGACGAGGCCGCGCGGGAGATCGCGCGCCTGCATGCCGAGGGCCTGACCGTGGTGGCGTGCGGCAGCGGCGCCGAGCTGTGGGCCGTGCTGGGGGCGCATGACACGACGCGCGCCGACGCCATCACGGCGGCCCAGTTGCTGCGGGCCCGCGGCGTCCGCCAGCTGGTGATTCTGTCAGGCGATCATGCCGAGGCCGTGCAGGCGACCGCGCGGGCGATGCACGTGACCGAGGTGCGCGGTGAATGCACGCCGGCCGACAAGGCGGCGACGATTGCGGAGCTGGGCACGCACGGCCCCGTGGCGATGGTGGGTGACGGCATCAATGACGTGCCGGCGCTCGTGGCGGCCACCCTCGGTGTGGCCGTGGGTCCGCGGGCCACCGACGCGGCGCTCGATGCCGCCGATGTCGTGCTCGTGCACGACGATCTGCGTCATCTGCCGTGGCTCGTGGGGCACGCGCGGCGCACGCTGCGCGTGGTACAGCAGAACCTGTGGTTCGCCGTCGGCATCAAGGTGGCGTTCCTCGTGGCGGCCGCGCTGGGCGAGGCCACGCTCTGGATGGCCGTGCTCGCCGACACCGGCGCCACGCTTGCCGTCACCATGAACGGCCTTCGCCTGCTGCGTGTGCAGGCGCCGCCGATGCCCCATCACCACCACCATCACGCCGGTGAGGGCGGCCATACGCATCAGGCCGCGCATTCGCACTGACGCGTGACGGGCCGGGGCTAGGCTTTGCCTTCCTTGAACACCACGTGTTTACGGATGCGCGGGTCGTACTTCCGCAGCTCGAGCCTGTTGGTCGTCGTCTTCTGGTTCGTCGTGGTCGTGTAGAAATAGCCGGTCCCGGCTGTCGACACGAGCTTGACGATGATGCGTGGCACCTGCAGCCTCCTGTCCGCGCGCGGCATCCGGCGCGAGGGTCTCAGCGTGCCAGAGGTTCGTGCGGCGGGCGGTGTCGGATGACACCAGCGCCGCGCGGCCACCGGGCGTAGGATCGAGCGATGGCCATCAAGGATCTGACGCAGGTGGAGCGCCACCTGTTCCTGTGCAACGGTTCGAGCTGCGCGGCACGAGGCGCCTCGGCGAGCACGACGGCACTGCGTGAGGAAGTGCAGGCGCGCGGACTGCACGAACGTGTGCACACCACGAAGACCCTGTGCAATGGCCGGTGCGACGACGGGCCGATCGTGATCGTGCAGCCCGACGGGCTCTGGTACAAGTACGTAGACCCGGCCATGGCCCGCCGGATCGCGGCCGACCACCTCGAGGGCGGGCGCCCGGTCGAGACGCATGTGCTCTACGCCTGGGGCGCGCCGGCGATCGACGATCGCGTGATGCCGGCGTCACCGCCGGACGCAGACCGGGAGCCGGGCGTGTAGCCGCGCGCCGGGACGGGCGCGCGGCTACCGGTGGTCAGAGCATGATGACCTGGTCGGGCCTGGCGCCGCCGAGGGCGGCGTAGAGCTGCGGGAAGCAGCCGGCGACGACGCCGTGCACGAGGCCCTTGGCGGTGACGCTGCCCGTGCCGCACTCGTCGAACGTGCCGTTTGCGAGGCCACGGCGCACGGCGCACTGATCGCAGACCATGAGCAGGATGCCCTGCTCGGCCGCCACCTTCGCCAGGCGCTCGCCCACTGGGTCGGCGGCGCGCAGGCAGTAGACGTGGTCGTCGAAGAACATCATGCCGGCCACTTTGACGCCGTGCGTGCCGCCTTCGAGCTGCGGCAGGATCATCGTGGCGAGTTTCGTGGTGCTGGCCATGTTGGTAGCGAAGATGTCGGCGACGGTCATGCGGCAGGAGTCCTTTGTCTGGGGAAGAAGGTTCGCGTCACAGTAGACCACGTGTCATGCCGGCGCCTCAGCGGCGGCGCGCCGACGCGGGCCGGAACGCCGCGACGACGGCCGCATGGGTGTCCACATACGGGCCGCCGATGAGATCGAGGCAGTAGGGCACGGCGGCGAAGATCCCGGGCATGGTCAGCGAGCCATCCGGCGATCGCGGGCCCTCGAGCGTTTCGCGGATGGCGGCCGGGCGTCCCGGCAGGTTCACGATGAGGGCGCGCCCGCGAATCACCGCCACCTGGCGTGACAGGATCGCCGTCGGCACCGCGCGCAGGCTCACCTGCCGCATCTGTTCACCGAAGCCCGGCAGCTCGCGGTGCGCGACCGCGCGCGTGGCCTCGGGTGTGACGTCGCGTGGCGCCGGCCCGGTGCCGCCGGTCGTCAGCACGAGGTCGCAGCCCTCCGTATCGACGAGATCGATGAGCGTGGCTTCGATCGTGGGCTGGTCATCGGCGATGAGCCGCTCAACCGCCGTCCACGGCGTCGCGAGCGCGGCGCCGAGCCATGCGCGTAGCGACGGCAGGCCCTCGTCCGTGTAGACGCCCGCTGCGGCGCGGTCGCTCACCGAGACGAGTCCGAGACGCGCCGGGCGGTCAGGTGCCAGGGCAGCGGTCATCGCGGCTGCCAGCTCCCGTACATCGGGTTGGGCAGCAGGATGAACCGCGGGCCGAACGGCGCGAGCGCCGCCTCGCCCGCACGCGCGCTCTGCTGCGACAGGCGCGGGAAGTCGAGGATGTTGTCGCCGACGAAGGCGACGATCTCGACGGGCGTCGCGCTCGCCGGCGTCCGGCCCGCGGCCACCGCGTCGAAGCGCGGGTTCTTGTCGGACGGGCCGGCATCCGGCCGACAGAGCAGCGCATCGTGCGCCAGCTGATGGCGCTCGAACACGGCCGCGGTGTCCGCGCACTCTGACTGGAGGCGGTTCGTGACGATGGCGATCCGGCCGCCGAGCGCCCGCACACGGGCCAGGAACGCGGCGGCGCCAGGAATCGGCGTGGCTTCGCGGCGGCGCACCCAGGCGGCCCAGCTCTCGCTCGAGTAGGGCAATCCCTGCTGTGCGCGTTCGAGCTGATACGTGACGTTGTTGAGCACGGTCTCGTCGGCGTCGAGCACGACGGCCCACGAACCGGCCTGGCGTCCGGCCGCGGCCGCCTCGACGGCGCTCGTCGCCAGGCGATACGCCTGCAGCGTGGCGGCGCGATACTCCGCGGCGTCGCGCACCCAGCGGATGCTGTCGGGCATCGCGGCGGCCGGCGGAGCCGGTGTGGCCGAGGTGGCTGGCAGGGGCGCCGTGGAACGGCACGCGGCACTGAGGACCAGGAGTAGAACGACGGACAGGCGCACGGGCATGCCGGCGATCATACCGGCTCGCCGTTGTCTCTCGTGATCCGCGAGGTGGTGCGAATGCGCACCAACCGCGGTGACGCTTCGACACGAGGCCCCTCGCCATACCACGTCACACTCGCCGTGCATGTCACTCGCGACCGTCACCCGCTGGCTGATCTACACCCACCGTTGGCTCGGTCTGGCCTGCTGCGGGCTCTTCCTCGTGTGGTTCGCCTCCGGCATCGTGATGATGTACGCCCGGATGCCACGGCTCACCGCGGAAGAGCGTCTCATGCGCCTGCCGCCGCTCGACCTTACAGCGGTGGCCGTGCCGCCGGCCGACGCCGCGCGGCGCGCGGGTTACCACCCCGCCACCGCACCGGATCGTCTGCGCATCGGCATGTGGCAGGGCCGGCCCGTGTACCGCTTCGCCCGCGGCGCCGAGTGGCGCGCGGTCTACGCCGACACCGGCGCACCGCTCGACGACGTGCCGGCGCCGGAGGCCGTCGCCGCCGTGCGTGCCTTCGTGCCCGAGCATGCCGCCACGGTGCGCCACGAACGGCGCCTCGAAGACTCCGACCAGTGGACGCTCAGCAGTGTCATTCGCGCCCAGATGCCGCTGCATCGCCTGGCGCTCGGTGACGCCGCCGGTACACATCTCTACCTCTCGTCCCGCACGGGCGACATCGTGATGAAGACCGACGCGCGCGGCCGCCTCTGGGGCTACGCCGGCGCCGTGTTGCACTGGGTCTACTTCACGCCGCTGCGTCGCCACGCCGACCTCTGGGACGGCCTCATCGTTTACGGATCGCTCGTCGGTTGCGTGATGGCGCTGAGCGGTCTCGCGGCAGGGCTGTGGCGCTGGTCGCGCCAACCGCGGTACCGGCTGCGGGGGGCGAGCGCGCCGTCGCGTTCCCCGTATGCCGGCATGATGAAGTGGCACCACTACGGCGGCCTCATCTTCGGCGTCATCACGTTCACGTGGATCCTGAGCGGCATGTTGTCGATGAACCCCTGGGACTGGAGTCCGGGGAGTTCGCCGACCCGCGCGCAGCGCGAGGTGCTGGCCGGCGGCCCGCTGGACCTCAAACGGCTCGACGTGGCCGCCATCCGCGCTGCCGCCGGCGCGCTGGCCACTGCGTTTCCCGCCCGTGAAGTCGATCTGGTGCAGTTCGACGGCGCGGCGTATCTGTCGGCCTACCGGCCGCCACATGCTGCCGACGCCGGCCAGTGGACCAACACCGACCTGGCGGCGTTTCTGTCGCCGCAGACCGCACTCGAGCGCCGGCTGACGCGCGTGGGCGACCCCAGCCACGCGCTCGTCGACCGCTTCGATTGCGCCTCGGTGGAGCGTCTCACGCACCAGGCCGTGCCCGGAGCGGCGGTGGTCGAGTCGGTCTGGCTCGATGAGTACGACGCCTACTACTACGACCGTGACGGTGGCCGTCCGCTGCCGGTGCTCCGCGTGAAGTTCGACGACGCGGCCGGCACGTGGCTGTACGCCGACCCGCGGTCCGGCCAGCTCGTGGCAAAGCAAGAGCGCCTCAGCCGTCTCGAGCGCTGGCTGTATCAGGGCCTGCATTCCCTGGATTTCCCCGCGCTCTACTTCGCCCGGCCGGCCTGGGACCTCGTCGTCATCGTCCTCAGCCTCGGCGGCATTGCCGTGAGCGGCACGGCGGTGGTCCTCGGCTGGCGCCGCGGCAGACGGTGGGCCGGACGCCGCGTGCCCGCCGTCCGCGTGCCCGTGCGCACGCGGTAACATGCCGGCGTGTTCTCCACGTATGTCACGCTCGGCCTCGAGCACATCCTGCCGCGCGGGTTCGACCACGTGCTGTTCATCAGCGCGCTCGTGCTGGCGGCGCCGTCGTGGCGGCCGCTTCTCTGGCAGGTCAGCGCCTTCACGGTGGCCCACGCGCTTACGCTCGCGCTGGCGGTGACCGGCGTCGTGCGGATGCCGTCGGCCGTGGTCGAACCGCTCATCGCGCTTTCGATCGTGGCTGTGGCGGTCGAGAACATCGTCGAGCCGCGTTTTCGCTGGCGGGGGCCGCCGTCGGGGCGCCCAGCCCCAGAAGCGCGAGCAGTGCCAGTCGCCTCCGCCACCCGCCGCGCCGCGGGCCAGAGGCCGGCTCCTGCGCCGACCACAGCCCCGGAGCGGCGGCGGTGCGGTCGCGCACGGTGGCATCCGGCGCCTGGGAGCCAGCGCAGTCACCTGTCTCGGGTGGCATGTCCTGCGCATCGTACGCGAATACTCACCCCCGAGGGCAAGACCGGCCTGGCCTCGACTGGTATCGAGGCGAACCGCAGGCGCGCTAT
Proteins encoded in this window:
- a CDS encoding sulfur reduction protein DsrE; the protein is MTVADIFATNMASTTKLATMILPQLEGGTHGVKVAGMMFFDDHVYCLRAADPVGERLAKVAAEQGILLMVCDQCAVRRGLANGTFDECGTGSVTAKGLVHGVVAGCFPQLYAALGGARPDQVIML
- a CDS encoding cation-translocating P-type ATPase, whose protein sequence is MQVNNSAAGESVDLQVLGLHCAEEVGALRRALDRQTGVSDVHIDQVRARVSFKLAAPATLPLVSAAVTRAGLRLVQPDEAVPELAVEPRVWWSGILSASCLAVAVVAQFIESGGAWLSLVADVDADGPAWVSTAAYAATALAASAIILPKAVTSARAGRLDMHVLVVIAIVGAAWLGEVSEAATVASLFAGSQLLEAWSAARARRSVGALMQGTAGHACCCVDGHEHDVAVHRIEPGMVLRVKPGERIPVDADVVSGSSSVDESAMTGEPTHVLKRVGDLVTAGSVNGSGALEIRARSRADESGLARMLTAVEHARQGRTDAERWVERFAGVYTPVVVVLALAVWLVPPLVGFGAWDEWFRRGLVVTLVACPCALVISTPVTIVAAISAAARHGVLVKGGEHLERCGTLRAVAFDKTGVATTGRPKIVSLRMLGARTEREVLDHIVALETRSEHPLAHALVTFAASRGAAKGAAHAHDVQAVPGRGLVGEAWGHEFWIGSARFLGEHAQVSDEAAREIARLHAEGLTVVACGSGAELWAVLGAHDTTRADAITAAQLLRARGVRQLVILSGDHAEAVQATARAMHVTEVRGECTPADKAATIAELGTHGPVAMVGDGINDVPALVAATLGVAVGPRATDAALDAADVVLVHDDLRHLPWLVGHARRTLRVVQQNLWFAVGIKVAFLVAAALGEATLWMAVLADTGATLAVTMNGLRLLRVQAPPMPHHHHHHAGEGGHTHQAAHSH
- a CDS encoding molybdopterin adenylyltransferase, which codes for MTAALAPDRPARLGLVSVSDRAAAGVYTDEGLPSLRAWLGAALATPWTAVERLIADDQPTIEATLIDLVDTEGCDLVLTTGGTGPAPRDVTPEATRAVAHRELPGFGEQMRQVSLRAVPTAILSRQVAVIRGRALIVNLPGRPAAIRETLEGPRSPDGSLTMPGIFAAVPYCLDLIGGPYVDTHAAVVAAFRPASARRR
- a CDS encoding (2Fe-2S) ferredoxin domain-containing protein; translation: MAIKDLTQVERHLFLCNGSSCAARGASASTTALREEVQARGLHERVHTTKTLCNGRCDDGPIVIVQPDGLWYKYVDPAMARRIAADHLEGGRPVETHVLYAWGAPAIDDRVMPASPPDADREPGV
- the rpmG gene encoding 50S ribosomal protein L33, with the protein product MPRADRRLQVPRIIVKLVSTAGTGYFYTTTTNQKTTTNRLELRKYDPRIRKHVVFKEGKA
- a CDS encoding HupE/UreJ family protein; this encodes MFSTYVTLGLEHILPRGFDHVLFISALVLAAPSWRPLLWQVSAFTVAHALTLALAVTGVVRMPSAVVEPLIALSIVAVAVENIVEPRFRWRGPPSGRPAPEARAVPVASATRRAAGQRPAPAPTTAPERRRCGRARWHPAPGSQRSHLSRVACPAHRTRILTPEGKTGLASTGIEANRRRA